In Flavobacterium sp. WV_118_3, one DNA window encodes the following:
- a CDS encoding DUF6095 family protein: protein MANKKVLNRGIRYLAMALPLLFIGPVIIHSSFKNQNNPMFYPVLGFGIVVCLTAMWFMFLGLRTVTNSIFDK from the coding sequence ATGGCCAACAAAAAAGTATTAAACAGAGGAATTCGCTATCTGGCAATGGCACTTCCCTTGTTATTTATAGGTCCTGTCATCATCCACAGTTCGTTTAAAAACCAAAACAATCCAATGTTTTATCCGGTTTTAGGTTTTGGAATCGTAGTATGTCTTACGGCAATGTGGTTTATGTTTTTAGGATTACGAACCGTAACAAACAGTATTTTCGACAAATAG
- a CDS encoding DNA gyrase/topoisomerase IV subunit A — protein MDEENLDPIEEGQFQGEHFYENQESADSNDTITKVTGMYKDWFLDYASYVILERAVPAIEDGFKPVQRRIMHSMKELDDGRYNKVANVVGHTMQYHPHGDASIGDAMVQIGQKDLLIDTQGNWGNILTGDGAAASRYIEARLSKFALEVLYSPKITHWQLSYDGRRNEPINLPVKFPLLLAQGGEGIAVGLSTKVLPHNFNELIDASIKILKGKPFTLYPDFPTAGIADISGYNDGMRGGRVRVRAKIAQLDKQTLVITQIPFSTNTTTLIDSILKANDKGKIKIKKIEDNTAAEVEILIHLPPGVSPDKMIDALYAFTGCETSLAPLGCVIQDNKPLFTGVSDMLRVSTARTVDLLKKELEIQLEELEEQWHFASLERIFIENRIYRLIEEEETWEGVIKAIDKGLAPHVAHLKRAVTEEDIVRLTEIRIKRISKFDIEKAQEKIDALEGEIAQVKHDLAHLIDFAIAYFTRLKEKYGKGRERRTELRSFDTIEATKVVLRNTKLYVNREEGFLGTGLKKDEYVGDCSDIDDVIVFLRDGNMMITKVDDKKFVGKDIIHISVFDKNDKRTIYNMIYRDGKSGPSYIKRFNVSGVTRDKLYDLTNGAKGSQVLYFSHNPNGEAEVVTVLLRQVGSVKKLKFDLDFATLAIKGRASKGNTVTKYPIKKIELKEKGISTLKPRRIWFDDTVQRLNVDGRGELLGEFRPNDRLLIINQSGKLKTIIPELTTHFEEDMVVLEKWIPKKPISAIYFDGEKERYYVKRFLIENENKEEVFISEHPNSQLEIVSTDYRPVAEIVFAKVKGVQKENQTIDLEQFIAVKGIKALGNQLTTDKLKQVNLLESLPYEPPVEEIPEEIEVKEEENVLLEEGNVQLDDDGQITLSLD, from the coding sequence ATGGACGAAGAAAATTTAGATCCTATAGAAGAAGGTCAGTTTCAGGGCGAACATTTTTACGAAAATCAGGAGTCGGCAGACAGTAACGATACGATTACCAAGGTAACCGGAATGTATAAGGACTGGTTTCTGGATTATGCGTCGTATGTAATTCTGGAGCGTGCGGTTCCGGCCATTGAAGACGGATTTAAGCCCGTACAGCGCCGTATCATGCACTCGATGAAAGAGCTGGACGACGGGCGGTATAACAAAGTAGCCAATGTGGTTGGACATACGATGCAGTACCATCCGCACGGTGACGCGAGTATTGGTGATGCCATGGTGCAAATCGGTCAGAAAGACCTACTCATAGACACGCAAGGAAACTGGGGGAACATCCTTACCGGCGACGGTGCGGCGGCTTCCCGTTATATCGAGGCGCGATTGAGTAAATTTGCGTTGGAAGTACTCTATTCACCTAAAATAACCCACTGGCAATTGTCGTACGACGGAAGACGGAACGAACCGATCAACCTTCCGGTTAAATTTCCGTTGTTGTTGGCGCAGGGAGGAGAAGGGATTGCTGTTGGACTTTCGACCAAAGTATTACCTCATAACTTTAATGAACTGATCGATGCGTCTATAAAAATATTAAAAGGAAAACCGTTTACCTTGTATCCGGATTTTCCAACGGCCGGTATTGCCGATATTTCGGGCTATAACGACGGTATGCGCGGCGGACGGGTACGCGTTCGTGCGAAAATAGCGCAGTTGGACAAGCAAACGCTTGTCATTACACAGATTCCGTTTTCGACCAATACGACTACGCTAATCGACAGTATTCTAAAAGCCAACGATAAAGGGAAAATCAAGATCAAAAAAATCGAGGACAATACCGCTGCCGAAGTGGAAATTCTGATCCATCTTCCGCCAGGCGTATCGCCGGATAAAATGATTGACGCCTTATATGCGTTTACCGGTTGTGAAACCTCACTGGCACCGTTGGGATGTGTGATCCAGGATAACAAACCGTTGTTCACCGGAGTGTCCGATATGCTACGCGTTTCCACGGCACGCACGGTCGATTTACTGAAAAAAGAATTGGAAATTCAGTTGGAAGAACTCGAAGAGCAATGGCATTTTGCGTCGTTGGAACGCATCTTTATCGAAAACAGAATTTACCGCCTTATCGAGGAAGAAGAAACCTGGGAAGGGGTAATCAAAGCGATCGATAAAGGATTGGCGCCACACGTAGCCCATCTGAAGCGAGCGGTTACCGAAGAAGACATTGTTCGTTTGACGGAGATTCGCATCAAGCGTATTTCGAAATTCGATATTGAAAAAGCACAGGAAAAAATCGATGCATTGGAAGGCGAAATCGCACAGGTTAAACACGATTTGGCACACCTGATCGATTTTGCGATTGCTTATTTTACCCGCTTAAAAGAAAAATACGGAAAAGGAAGAGAGCGTCGGACGGAACTGCGTAGTTTTGATACGATCGAAGCGACCAAAGTGGTTTTACGAAACACCAAATTATATGTGAACCGCGAAGAAGGATTTTTGGGTACCGGGCTTAAAAAAGACGAATACGTTGGCGATTGTTCCGATATTGATGACGTGATCGTTTTCCTTCGGGATGGAAATATGATGATTACCAAAGTCGACGATAAAAAATTCGTTGGAAAGGATATTATCCATATTTCCGTTTTTGATAAAAACGACAAACGGACAATATACAATATGATTTACCGTGACGGAAAATCAGGGCCGTCTTATATAAAACGCTTTAATGTTTCGGGCGTAACCCGCGACAAATTATACGATCTGACCAATGGAGCCAAAGGTTCGCAGGTACTCTATTTTTCGCACAATCCGAATGGAGAAGCTGAAGTAGTGACCGTATTATTGCGTCAGGTTGGAAGTGTTAAAAAACTGAAATTCGACCTTGATTTTGCTACGTTAGCCATTAAAGGACGGGCGAGTAAAGGAAATACCGTTACCAAATATCCGATTAAAAAGATCGAGTTAAAAGAGAAGGGAATTTCAACCTTAAAACCACGTCGTATCTGGTTTGACGATACGGTACAGCGTTTGAATGTAGATGGAAGAGGGGAATTACTGGGTGAATTCCGACCAAACGACAGATTGTTGATCATTAACCAGTCCGGAAAACTAAAAACCATTATACCGGAACTAACAACTCATTTTGAAGAAGATATGGTTGTACTGGAAAAATGGATCCCTAAAAAACCGATTTCCGCGATTTATTTTGATGGAGAGAAAGAACGGTATTACGTAAAACGGTTCCTGATTGAAAATGAGAATAAGGAGGAGGTTTTTATTTCCGAACATCCGAATTCGCAATTGGAAATCGTTTCAACTGACTACCGACCGGTGGCCGAAATCGTATTTGCAAAAGTAAAAGGCGTACAAAAAGAGAATCAGACTATCGATCTGGAACAATTTATCGCCGTAAAAGGAATCAAAGCATTAGGAAATCAATTGACTACCGACAAGCTAAAGCAGGTGAACCTACTGGAATCACTGCCGTATGAACCACCGGTAGAAGAAATTCCGGAAGAAATTGAAGTAAAAGAAGAAGAGAATGTTTTGCTTGAAGAAGGAAACGTACAACTGGACGATGACGGACAGATTACGCTGAGTCTGGATTAA
- the murQ gene encoding N-acetylmuramic acid 6-phosphate etherase, translating to MSFTRTTEQASKYEHLEKMSVSELLTNINNEDKTVPLAVEKALPQIEALVTEIVSKMKMGGRLFYIGAGTSGRLGIVDASECPPTFGVPFDWVIGLIAGGDMAIRKAVEFAEDDREQAWKDLSEWNINPNDVVVGIAASGTTPYVIGGLEKCNTNGIATGCITCNQGSPLAETARLPIEVVVGPEFVTGSSRMKAGTAQKLVLNMLSTATMIQLGKVKGNKMVDMQLSNHKLVDRGIRMIMSEIDVPYEVAQQLLETHQNVRKAIESYHNTNTK from the coding sequence ATGTCATTTACACGTACCACCGAACAAGCTTCAAAATACGAACATCTGGAAAAGATGTCGGTTTCGGAACTGTTAACGAATATCAATAACGAGGACAAAACCGTACCGTTGGCGGTCGAAAAGGCACTGCCACAAATTGAAGCTCTGGTTACAGAAATCGTTTCCAAAATGAAAATGGGCGGCCGGTTGTTTTATATTGGCGCCGGTACTTCCGGAAGACTTGGTATTGTGGATGCCTCAGAATGTCCGCCTACGTTTGGCGTGCCGTTCGATTGGGTAATCGGTTTGATTGCCGGTGGCGATATGGCCATCCGCAAAGCCGTTGAATTTGCCGAAGACGACCGCGAACAGGCCTGGAAAGATCTTTCGGAATGGAATATCAATCCAAATGATGTGGTAGTGGGAATTGCCGCATCGGGTACGACTCCTTATGTAATTGGAGGCCTCGAAAAATGCAATACCAACGGTATCGCAACCGGATGCATTACCTGTAATCAGGGAAGTCCGCTGGCCGAAACCGCCCGTTTACCTATAGAAGTAGTCGTAGGACCGGAATTTGTAACGGGTAGTTCCCGTATGAAAGCCGGAACCGCGCAAAAACTGGTTTTAAATATGCTTTCTACCGCTACCATGATACAATTAGGGAAAGTAAAAGGCAATAAAATGGTCGACATGCAACTGAGTAATCACAAGCTGGTAGACCGTGGTATCCGTATGATCATGAGTGAAATTGATGTCCCGTATGAAGTGGCACAACAATTACTCGAAACACATCAAAACGTCCGGAAAGCCATCGAAAGCTATCACAATACTAATACAAAATAA
- a CDS encoding type IV secretion protein Rhs, which produces MTKKHISYGDVLNDLTKLATDGSEPTDVVLLGSESQKAFAELQKSVSEELSLSMDNNGNVTYTQNSTGPLTADATQLVNAIDDHSITVNVTAENTKVTSEGTEMLGGAFMGNTVTNDLLIKPDRVSTSQEINPNILETISTYYEKPGADTLHEVTESYQGGKIAQEAGYSTPSTTKPRGMEVYNSSHDAATPPSGGVFFDYRDSEGNDTGEVLYKNGSATYSVQDGKKAPQIIQTYP; this is translated from the coding sequence ATGACGAAAAAACATATTTCTTATGGGGATGTGCTAAATGATCTTACTAAATTAGCAACTGATGGTAGCGAGCCAACTGATGTTGTACTTTTGGGTAGTGAAAGTCAAAAGGCTTTTGCGGAACTTCAAAAATCTGTTAGCGAAGAACTATCTTTAAGTATGGATAATAATGGTAACGTAACCTATACACAAAATAGCACAGGACCATTGACAGCAGATGCGACACAGTTAGTGAATGCAATTGATGATCATAGTATAACAGTTAATGTTACGGCTGAAAATACAAAAGTGACGAGTGAAGGTACCGAAATGTTAGGAGGAGCTTTTATGGGAAATACTGTCACCAACGATTTACTTATAAAACCAGATAGAGTATCTACAAGTCAGGAAATTAATCCCAACATACTTGAAACAATAAGTACTTATTATGAGAAGCCAGGAGCCGATACATTACATGAAGTAACAGAATCATATCAGGGAGGTAAAATAGCACAAGAAGCAGGTTATTCAACGCCAAGTACAACTAAGCCAAGAGGAATGGAAGTTTATAATTCTTCTCATGACGCAGCTACACCTCCATCAGGTGGTGTTTTTTTTGATTATAGAGATAGCGAAGGTAATGATACAGGAGAAGTGTTATATAAAAACGGAAGTGCAACATATTCCGTTCAGGATGGAAAAAAAGCACCTCAAATAATTCAAACTTACCCATAA
- a CDS encoding TerC family protein: MEVFLNPDAWVALLTLTFLEIVLGIDNIIFISIVTGKLPEDKRKKATRIGLFLAMFMRIGLLFGITLLIAMKEPLFSVDWGWFQGHFTGQALILFLGGMFLIYKSTKEIHEKVDHKGEEEHNVKSAAAKSFGSVIVQILLIDLIFSVDSILTAVGMTNGITGALTIMITAVIISVGVMMLFAVPVGNFVNANPSIQILGLAFLILIGFMLMTESMHLSEATLAGQHIGAVPKGYLYFAIAFSLAVEFINMKIRKRK, translated from the coding sequence ATGGAAGTATTCTTAAACCCTGATGCATGGGTAGCCCTGTTAACCTTAACGTTTCTTGAAATCGTATTGGGGATCGACAACATTATCTTTATCTCTATCGTTACCGGTAAGCTACCGGAAGACAAACGTAAAAAAGCAACCCGAATCGGTTTGTTTCTGGCCATGTTTATGCGAATCGGTTTATTATTTGGTATTACATTGCTAATCGCCATGAAAGAACCTTTATTTAGTGTGGATTGGGGATGGTTCCAGGGGCATTTTACCGGACAGGCGTTGATTTTATTCCTGGGAGGTATGTTCCTGATTTATAAGAGTACGAAAGAAATCCATGAAAAAGTAGATCATAAAGGTGAAGAAGAGCACAATGTAAAAAGTGCGGCTGCCAAATCGTTTGGAAGTGTTATCGTTCAAATCCTTTTAATTGACCTGATTTTCTCGGTAGATAGTATTCTAACGGCTGTCGGAATGACCAACGGTATTACCGGAGCTTTAACGATTATGATCACTGCTGTCATAATATCAGTCGGTGTAATGATGTTATTTGCCGTTCCGGTAGGTAATTTTGTAAATGCCAATCCGTCGATACAGATTTTAGGTCTGGCGTTCTTAATCCTGATCGGGTTTATGCTAATGACGGAGAGTATGCACTTGTCTGAAGCGACATTAGCCGGACAACATATCGGTGCCGTTCCAAAAGGTTATCTCTACTTTGCCATTGCGTTCTCACTGGCCGTGGAGTTTATCAATATGAAAATCCGAAAAAGAAAATAA
- a CDS encoding ZIP family metal transporter, with the protein MPYLIPLLSVILGYGAATFFSPKNKKNLKLLLAFSGSFLLALTVSHLLPEVYLADAGHNHDGHDHAHSPVGLFIMVGIVFQIILEYFSKGAEHGHVHGHETMHHIPWSLFISLCLHALLEGLPVSHHHDMAWGIAIHHFPIAIILTTFFINSHLNRKAIFVFMMVFACMTPLGTFLSEYLPFVNQYYTEISAIVIGILFHISSTIIFESSEGHKFNLAKLTAIVLGIILAYFM; encoded by the coding sequence ATGCCTTATCTTATTCCCCTGCTTTCGGTAATCCTCGGTTATGGAGCGGCTACGTTCTTTAGTCCGAAAAACAAAAAGAACCTGAAGTTGCTTCTGGCTTTCAGCGGATCGTTTCTGTTGGCACTAACCGTATCGCATTTATTGCCGGAGGTTTATTTGGCCGATGCGGGACATAATCACGACGGACATGATCATGCGCATAGCCCGGTTGGCTTGTTTATCATGGTCGGAATCGTATTTCAGATCATTTTGGAATATTTTTCCAAAGGTGCCGAACACGGTCATGTTCACGGTCACGAAACCATGCACCATATTCCCTGGTCGTTGTTTATCAGTTTGTGTTTGCATGCCTTACTCGAAGGACTACCGGTTAGTCATCATCACGATATGGCCTGGGGAATCGCCATCCACCACTTTCCGATTGCCATTATTCTGACGACCTTTTTTATCAATTCGCACTTAAATCGTAAGGCTATTTTTGTCTTTATGATGGTATTTGCCTGTATGACGCCGCTAGGAACCTTTTTGTCCGAATATCTACCATTTGTCAATCAGTATTATACCGAAATTTCAGCTATTGTAATCGGTATCTTATTTCATATTTCTTCTACTATCATTTTTGAAAGTAGCGAAGGCCATAAATTTAACCTGGCGAAGCTTACCGCTATCGTTTTGGGTATCATTCTGGCTTATTTTATGTAA
- a CDS encoding class I SAM-dependent methyltransferase, translated as MQKDTTTWYASWFDTPYYHILYKDRDYTEAQLFMDNLTHYLNLPDNAKILDLACGKGRHSVYLNQLGYDVTGADLSENSIKTASEHANDTLHFEVHDMRIPFDQKFDAIFNLFTSFGYFENDEDNLTTLNAIKESLTDYGFAVIDFMNVTHVIDNLVPEEVKSVDGIDFHIKRYVKDNHIFKEIDFDDNGEHFHFTEKVKALTLQDFETMMEEVGIFLLDVFGDYKLRKFLKNDSERLIMIFK; from the coding sequence ATGCAAAAAGATACTACCACCTGGTATGCTTCCTGGTTTGATACACCTTATTATCATATTCTATATAAAGATCGTGATTATACCGAAGCCCAGTTGTTTATGGACAATTTAACCCATTACCTAAACCTGCCGGACAATGCCAAAATCCTGGATCTGGCCTGCGGTAAAGGGCGCCATTCCGTTTATCTGAACCAGTTGGGCTATGATGTAACTGGCGCCGATTTATCGGAAAACAGTATAAAAACGGCTTCCGAACACGCGAATGATACTCTTCACTTTGAAGTACACGATATGCGGATTCCCTTTGATCAAAAATTTGACGCCATTTTTAATCTTTTTACCAGCTTTGGTTATTTTGAAAATGACGAGGATAATCTGACCACCTTAAACGCAATTAAGGAGAGTTTAACAGACTATGGTTTTGCCGTGATTGACTTTATGAATGTAACCCATGTGATAGACAATCTGGTTCCGGAAGAAGTGAAAAGTGTAGACGGTATTGATTTCCACATCAAACGTTATGTGAAAGATAATCATATTTTTAAAGAAATTGATTTTGACGATAACGGGGAACATTTCCACTTTACGGAAAAAGTAAAAGCACTGACACTACAGGATTTTGAAACCATGATGGAAGAAGTCGGTATCTTTTTACTGGATGTCTTTGGCGATTATAAACTCCGTAAATTCTTAAAAAACGATTCTGAACGTCTGATAATGATCTTTAAATAG
- a CDS encoding DUF1572 family protein, which yields MEINKQYLESVQKQFLYYKTIADKAMAQLEPEQLSVALNDNTNSIATIIKHLSGNMLSRWTDFLTTDGEKEGRNRDSEFEETIIDKETLLEIWEKGWNCLFEALKSLTPDQLSNVIYIRNEGHTVVEAINRQLAHYPYHIGQIVFYAKLLKKGEWNSLSIPKNKSNDYNADKFSKDKTIRNFTDDELKRLQ from the coding sequence ATGGAAATCAATAAGCAATATCTCGAAAGCGTACAGAAACAGTTTCTGTATTACAAAACCATTGCCGATAAAGCGATGGCACAACTCGAACCGGAACAATTGTCCGTCGCACTAAACGACAATACCAATTCGATTGCTACGATTATAAAACACCTTTCCGGAAATATGCTTTCAAGGTGGACCGATTTCCTGACGACCGACGGTGAAAAGGAAGGACGTAACCGCGATTCCGAATTCGAAGAAACGATAATAGACAAAGAAACGCTGCTAGAAATCTGGGAAAAAGGATGGAATTGTCTTTTCGAAGCTTTAAAAAGTCTTACACCCGATCAGCTTTCCAATGTTATTTATATCCGAAATGAAGGCCATACGGTAGTCGAAGCCATTAATCGTCAATTGGCGCATTATCCATATCACATTGGTCAAATTGTGTTCTACGCAAAACTACTCAAAAAAGGAGAATGGAACAGTTTGTCTATTCCTAAAAACAAATCCAACGACTATAACGCCGATAAATTTTCAAAAGATAAAACCATCCGGAATTTTACCGACGATGAATTAAAACGATTACAATGA
- a CDS encoding DNA topoisomerase IV subunit B encodes MLEQNQYTEDNIRSLDWKEHIRMRPGMYIGKLGDGSSPDDGIYILLKEVLDNCIDEFVMGAGKTIEVTVKDKMVTVRDYGRGIPLGKVIDVVSKMNTGGKYDSKAFKKSVGLNGVGTKAVNALSTYFRVESVRDNQQKAAEFSGGNLTLEEDVVETTKRKGTKVSFVADETIFKHYKYRNEYIIKMLKNYCYLNTGLTIVYNGEKFYSDNGLKDLLEENISEEDMIYPIIHLKGDDIEVAITHSKTQYSEEYYSFVNGQNTTQGGTHLGAFREAIVRTIKEFYNKNFEASDVRKSIVSAISVKVEEPVFESQTKTKLGSTDMGPDMPTVRTYVNDFVKTKLDNFLHKNPEIADALLRKILQAERERKELSGIRKLAKERAKKASLHNRKLRDCRVHLTDIKNPRYLESTLFITEGDSASGSITKSRDVNTQAVFSLRGKPLNSYGMTKKIVYENEEFNLLQAALNIEEDMGDLRYNNIVIATDADVDGMHIRLLLITFFLQFFPELIKEGHLYILQTPLFRVRNKKETIYCYSEEERVAAIEKLKPKPEITRFKGLGEISPDEFKYFIGEDIRLDPVMLDKATSIERLLEFYMGKNTPDRQEFIIKNLKVELDVVEDK; translated from the coding sequence ATGCTAGAGCAAAATCAGTACACCGAAGACAACATACGTTCACTCGATTGGAAAGAACATATCCGTATGCGTCCCGGAATGTATATCGGGAAACTTGGAGACGGATCTTCGCCGGACGACGGTATTTACATCCTTCTGAAAGAAGTCCTGGATAACTGTATCGACGAGTTTGTAATGGGCGCCGGAAAAACCATTGAAGTCACGGTAAAAGACAAAATGGTGACCGTTCGTGATTACGGACGTGGAATCCCGTTGGGGAAAGTGATCGATGTGGTTTCCAAAATGAATACAGGAGGAAAGTACGACTCCAAAGCATTTAAAAAATCGGTCGGATTAAACGGGGTGGGAACCAAGGCGGTTAATGCCTTGTCGACCTATTTTCGTGTGGAATCCGTTCGGGATAACCAACAAAAAGCCGCTGAATTCTCGGGCGGTAACCTAACGTTGGAAGAAGATGTTGTGGAAACCACAAAACGCAAAGGAACCAAGGTTAGCTTTGTGGCCGACGAGACTATTTTTAAGCATTACAAATACCGTAACGAGTATATTATTAAAATGCTTAAAAACTATTGCTATCTGAATACGGGGCTTACGATCGTGTACAATGGCGAAAAGTTTTATTCCGATAACGGATTAAAAGACTTGTTGGAAGAAAATATTTCCGAAGAAGACATGATCTATCCGATCATCCATTTGAAAGGAGACGATATCGAAGTCGCCATTACGCATAGCAAAACACAATATTCCGAAGAATACTATTCGTTCGTAAACGGACAAAACACTACACAGGGAGGAACCCATTTAGGAGCTTTCCGGGAAGCAATTGTCCGCACGATAAAAGAGTTTTATAATAAAAACTTTGAGGCATCTGATGTTCGGAAATCCATCGTTTCGGCGATCTCGGTAAAAGTAGAGGAACCGGTTTTCGAATCGCAAACCAAAACCAAATTGGGTTCGACCGATATGGGGCCGGATATGCCAACGGTGCGTACCTATGTAAACGATTTTGTAAAAACCAAACTCGACAATTTCCTGCATAAAAATCCGGAAATTGCCGATGCCTTACTCCGCAAGATTTTACAAGCCGAACGCGAACGGAAAGAATTGTCCGGTATCCGTAAACTGGCCAAAGAAAGAGCTAAAAAAGCGAGTTTGCACAACCGGAAGCTACGCGATTGCCGGGTGCATTTAACCGACATCAAAAACCCACGTTACCTCGAAAGTACACTGTTTATCACCGAGGGGGATTCGGCTTCCGGGTCGATCACCAAATCCAGAGATGTCAATACGCAGGCCGTGTTCAGTTTACGAGGAAAACCGTTAAACTCCTACGGTATGACAAAAAAGATCGTATACGAAAACGAAGAGTTTAACCTGTTGCAGGCTGCTTTAAACATTGAGGAAGATATGGGGGATTTGCGTTACAACAACATTGTAATCGCAACCGATGCCGATGTCGACGGAATGCACATCCGTTTATTATTAATCACATTCTTTTTGCAATTTTTCCCGGAACTGATCAAAGAAGGACATTTATACATACTGCAAACGCCGTTATTCCGGGTGCGGAACAAAAAAGAGACGATCTATTGTTATAGCGAGGAGGAACGGGTAGCAGCCATAGAAAAACTAAAACCAAAACCCGAAATAACCCGATTCAAAGGATTAGGAGAGATTTCGCCGGACGAGTTTAAATATTTTATCGGAGAAGACATCCGCCTGGATCCGGTAATGTTGGACAAAGCGACCTCGATCGAGCGTTTACTCGAATTCTATATGGGAAAAAACACACCCGACCGTCAGGAGTTTATCATCAAAAACCTGAAAGTGGAATTGGATGTAGTAGAAGATAAATAA
- a CDS encoding DNA topoisomerase IV has translation MKKFALALLPFILTSCYNQERNCNDYKTGKFEFTQEINGKPMKSVFERTENQQIETFNGKTDTASIRWINNCEFVLQKIHPKNMQDKKAISMKILTTNAKGYTFEYSFVGDTKKQKGTVTKID, from the coding sequence ATGAAAAAATTTGCTTTAGCCTTATTGCCTTTTATCCTTACTTCCTGCTACAATCAGGAGCGCAACTGTAACGATTATAAAACCGGAAAATTCGAATTCACACAGGAAATCAACGGAAAACCAATGAAGTCCGTTTTTGAGCGTACCGAAAATCAACAAATCGAAACCTTCAATGGCAAAACCGATACGGCTTCGATCCGCTGGATTAATAATTGTGAGTTTGTATTGCAAAAAATACATCCGAAAAATATGCAGGACAAAAAAGCAATTAGCATGAAGATCCTGACAACCAATGCAAAAGGCTATACTTTTGAATATTCTTTTGTGGGCGACACAAAAAAACAAAAGGGAACTGTAACAAAAATCGATTAG
- a CDS encoding THUMP domain-containing protein, translating into MKDFKMVAKTFFGFEEILAKELQVLGAQKVEQGTRMVSFVGDTGFMYKANLSLRTALKILKPIHHFRAVNELSLYKGIQSIDWSQYLSVHQSFVVDVTLHSDYFSHSQFAALKTKDAIVDQYRDRFGKRPNINKDFPDLRINVHIQNDQCTVSLDSSGDSLHHRGYKTATNIAPINEVLAAGMLLLSGWDGQGDFLDPMCGSGTLLAEAAMIACNIPANINRKEFAFERWNDWDNELFDQIMNSLMKKTREFHYTIKGYDKAPSAVMKAKDNIRNANLDEYVSISQANFFETEKETRGPLHMVFNPPYGERLDIEMERFYREIGDTLKQHYPGTNAWFITANIEALKFVGLKPSRKIKLFNGKLETRFVKYEMYEGSKRTKFQNNDKDNN; encoded by the coding sequence ATGAAAGACTTTAAAATGGTAGCCAAAACTTTTTTTGGCTTCGAAGAAATATTAGCAAAAGAATTGCAGGTATTAGGCGCTCAAAAAGTAGAGCAGGGTACCCGTATGGTTAGTTTTGTAGGTGACACCGGATTTATGTATAAAGCCAATTTGTCCCTTCGTACAGCACTGAAAATTTTAAAACCAATCCACCATTTTAGAGCAGTCAACGAACTAAGTCTTTATAAAGGAATCCAGTCTATCGACTGGTCGCAGTACTTATCGGTACACCAATCATTTGTAGTAGACGTAACCTTACACTCCGATTATTTCAGCCATTCGCAGTTTGCAGCGTTAAAAACCAAAGATGCGATAGTAGACCAGTATCGCGACCGATTTGGAAAGCGTCCGAATATCAATAAGGATTTCCCGGATTTGCGGATCAATGTTCATATTCAGAATGATCAGTGTACAGTATCATTAGACAGTTCGGGCGATTCGTTACACCACCGTGGTTATAAAACCGCTACGAATATTGCCCCAATCAACGAAGTATTGGCAGCGGGAATGCTGTTATTGTCCGGATGGGATGGTCAGGGTGATTTTCTGGATCCGATGTGCGGAAGTGGTACGCTTCTGGCCGAAGCCGCGATGATAGCCTGTAATATTCCGGCGAATATCAACCGAAAAGAATTTGCTTTCGAACGTTGGAACGATTGGGATAATGAGTTGTTTGATCAGATCATGAATTCCCTGATGAAAAAGACCCGTGAATTTCATTATACGATAAAAGGATACGATAAAGCACCGTCGGCGGTAATGAAAGCCAAAGACAATATTCGCAATGCGAACCTCGATGAATATGTGAGTATTTCGCAGGCTAACTTTTTTGAAACCGAAAAAGAAACCCGCGGACCGTTGCACATGGTGTTTAACCCGCCTTATGGAGAGCGATTGGATATCGAAATGGAACGTTTTTACCGCGAAATCGGAGATACGTTAAAACAGCATTATCCGGGAACGAATGCCTGGTTTATTACGGCTAACATTGAAGCATTGAAGTTTGTCGGTTTAAAACCATCGCGTAAAATCAAACTGTTTAACGGTAAGCTGGAAACCCGATTTGTAAAGTACGAAATGTATGAAGGTAGTAAGCGTACCAAGTTTCAAAATAACGATAAGGATAATAATTAA